In Symphalangus syndactylus isolate Jambi chromosome 9, NHGRI_mSymSyn1-v2.1_pri, whole genome shotgun sequence, the genomic stretch TGGGGCCTTCAGATTGCTCAAGTTGGCTTCATTGAGAGCTGGCTCCTGGtgtagggtgggaggagggctAGAGGTGAGGGAGTTCCTCTCATCTCACTCTCACAGCCCCCAGACTCTTCTCTTGGCCTTTACTCCCTAGCTCCCTGCCCAGCTGCAGTACCTTTAAAAATGCATCCAGCTCAGAAATCTTCTTGGGGAAATAGCTCCCAAGCAGGTTCTCTGTCTGTTTGTGAGGTGAGGGTGGAGGAGGATGGGAGTCAGCATCAAATGCCCGTCCTAGGTAGTGAGGCAGGATTGAGCAGTAGGAGTTGGGCAGGGGTGGGGCCGCGCTGATGGGGCATGTCTTACCTTGGTACAGAGGTCCTCACGAAACACATCCACCTGTAGGGCACACGCATCCCTTCAGAAACTTGGCTTTAAGGCCAGTTCATTTGAGGACAGTTCCCTTAGGGTTATGTAGGGCCTGACCTGGGGAAGGGTGGAGGGGATGCCTCTAAGGCCAGACCTGAAGAAAGCGAGATGGATGCCTGTAGGGTGGGTTGgggtggtggaggaggtggatCTCTGCAGACCTGGATCTACCGAGAGTGGAGTGGGTATCCCTGGGGCTGGATACGGGGGATGAGAACATTCCTGGCGGTGAAGGGCCAGTGTTCACGTGAGAACAGATCCCTGGGGTCGCCTGGCAGGTGTGACGAGGGGTGCTGAGAGCCCTCTGCGAGTAGGACAGGGACGGGGTGGGCCCCGGGACCCTCCCTGAGGGAAAGGCCAGAAGGTAGCTGGGGCAGTCCCGCACCCAGTCTGTGTGTGGCCCCGGCTCCAGGCCAGCGGAGTTCCCCTCCACGCCAGCTCTCCGCTTCACCTCACCCCGCAGAACCACGGCCGCCTCGCCTCTCCCGGCAGGCAGCAGTCGCCGCCCTCCCCGGGGCGCAGGTGCTCCGGGCGCACCAGCTCGGCCGACTGCCCCCAACTCGCGTGGGAGCCTGGGGGGCGGGTCGGGGATGCCCCCGGCCGCTCGAGCCACGCCTCCCCAGTGGGCCCTTTCTAGACCCCGCGGCGCTCACCTTGGCTTGGGCCTCGGGCTGGACTCTGAGCATGGCCATGACCGGGACGGGGGGCCTAGCGCCGCACGAGGAGAGGAGTGGGCACAGCGAAGGGAAAGCGAAAGCGGCGCTCGCACCCTGCTCGGCCTTCCTGGGTAGTGGGGCGGGGAGGGCTGGAGGAGGCGGGGTCAGCCCTGCCAGGGAAGGGGCGGTGCCGCAGAGGAGGGGGGTGGGTGAGGCTCCCCCTAGCGCGCACAGGCGCTCTTCACCCACCCTCCCCGCGCCGCCTCGCGAGGGCCAGCTTCCAGGCTCCCCACCTCCGCCGGCCCGGTCCCCGCCTCCCCGCCTCCCCGCCCTCCTCTCGTccccgcctcccgcctcccgccaCCTGCCGCCCGCCGCCTGAGGACGCCGGGTCCGGGTCCTCCCATCGCCAAGCCCAAGCCAGTCTCTCCGCTCCCCGCCTTCCACCTCCCGCCTCCCAACTGGCTCCCCACCTGCTCTCTTCTTCCCCTGCTCCGCCTGGGACAGATAAGCTTTATTTAGGGCTCTTCCGTCTTTCCCCAGAGATGGAATAAGACTTGGCCTGTCTTTCCTAGCCTTGCTAGCGTGGGCCTCTGGCTCTGCCGACATCCTCCGCACCTGTAGCAACACCGGCACCAGAGCTGGCAGCATCCCTATCCAAGCCGGGACCAACTCTCTCCTGGACCACGGCTGCAGATGCCATTCTATAACCCACTCTCACGGAGCAGCGGGTTCATGCGTCTCTCTGGCTTAAAACCCTTTCTCAGCTGCCTGTTGACCTTTGAATGAAATCCAAAAGGCTGTCGCACCTGTCTCCCCTTTAAGTCCACTTTCTACTGCTTGCCCCTTCATTCATTACACTTGCAAATATTTGGGCTATTTGTTTCTCAAATGTGTCATGttcattcctgcctcagggcctttgctctTGCTAATAATCCCTTTGCCTAAAACACCCTTACCCTGGGTATTGTCATTCGGTTCTCCGTTTAGATGTCACCTCTTCAGAGAGAACTATTTTCATCATCCTCTATAAGGAACCTTCCTCCAAATCTATTACAAATCATCCTGTTTCAGTACATTCATAGCATTTACCTCTCTGATAttagccaggatttttttttttcaggataatTTACTGATTTAAACCAGGTTTTggcaaacgtgtgtgtgtgtgtgtgtctgtgtgtgtgtgtgtgtgtgttgggggatggagtttcgctctgtcgcccagggtggagtgcagtggcacgatcttggctcactgcaacctccacctccagggttcaagcgattctcctgcttcagccttcagagtagctgggactacaggcgcgtcccaccacgcccggctaattttttgtatttttagtagagagggggtttcaccatgttagccaggatggactcgatctcctgaccgcgtcatccgcccgcctcggcctcccaaagtgctgggattacaggcatgagccaccgcgtctggccaactttttctataaagggccagagagtaaatattttaggctataTAGGCCTTACAGTGTCTgtctactcaactctgccattgtagtagGAAAGCTGCCTTATGTAAATGAATTAGTATAGTGAGATCAACAAAATTTTATAGACACtggaatttgaatttcatgtaattttctcctgtaataaaatattcttattcttttgctttttcaaccattaaaaaaatgtaaaaacggccaggcacagtggctcacgcctgtaatcccagcactttgggaggccaagacaggcagatcacttgaggtcagaagttcgagaccagcctggtcaacatggtgaaaccctgttcctactaaaaatacaaacactagaTGAGTGTGGTgctgggggcctgtaatcccagctactctggaggctgaggcaggagatcgcttgaacctgggaggtggaggttgcagtgagccaaaattgcactccagcctgggcaacagagtgagactctgtctcaaaaaatatataaaaataaaataaaaataaaaatgtaaaaaacgttttacctttttcttttaaaaaaatttttgtagagacagggtctcaccatcttgcccaggctggtctcaaactcgtgggctcaagtgatcctcttgcctcagcctcccaaagtgctgggattacactgccATCACTGCCAGgtctctgccttttaaaaaaattatatatatataaatattacattatacataatatataatatatgatatacataatatataatatattatatataatatacataatatataatatattatatattatgtatattatatataatatataaataatatatattatatataataacatatataatatataaatatatattatatatatataattattagctCGCAGGTCATACAAAACTGGCCACAGGAGGGCCAAAGTTTGCTAATTCCTGGTTTAGAGGCTAGATGATATACCCATATTGTCTAGCTTTGTAATCATGGCTCCTCTGTTTATTAGTtgtgaacaagttacttaacctctgtgtCTCAGTGTTTGCAACTGTACAATGGGAACACtactatctcaattttttttttttttttttttgccaatcaAGATCAGTACAACCTACCTCATACTTTTATTGTTGTGAGGACcaaatgtgttaattttttttttggagacggagttttgctcttgttgcccaggatggagtgcagcggcgcaacctcagctcattgcaacctccgcctcccgggttcaagtgattctcctgactcagcctcccaagtagctgggattacaggcacccgccaccacacccaagtagtttttttttttttttttttgtatttttagtagagatggagtttcaccatgttggccaggctggttttgaactgctgacctcaagtgatctgcccacctcggcctcccaaagttctaggattataggcgtgagccactgcgcccggccatatgtGTTAACTTTTATAAAGAACTTACAgacacttagaacagtgtctggcacagagtaaacGCAGTGCAAGTGTTTTGCTATTATTTGTGTGTCTATTATCTGCCTTCCCCAGTTAGCTCATATGCCTCCAAACAGCAGAAATCTTGTCTTATTTACATGGCATAGAACTATGCtcagctcaataaacatttgttaaatagatGAGCACATACAGACCCCCTACGGGGAAGACAGGGTACGAAGAGTCCCTGAGAGGAGTGCCCAGATAGGTAGGCCCCTGAAGAGAGGGAGTGGAGATTCAGTGGAGAAGGCAGGAAAAACAATCAAACAGGCTGGAGATGGAGCAACTGCTCAGCAAGGATGATGCCCACACCTAAGGGCACCATTACCTGCCTTAGAAGCAccattccggccgggcgcggtggctcaagcctgtaatcccagcactttgggaggccgaggcgggcggatcacgaggtcaggagatcgagaccacggtgaaaccccgtctctactaaaaatacaaaaaattagccgggcgcagtggcgggcgcctgtagtcccagctactcaggaggctgaggcaggagaatggtgtgaacctgggaggcggagcttgcagtgagccgagatcgcgccactgcactccagcctgggcgacagagtgagactctgtctcaaaaaaaaaaaaaaaaaaaaaaaaagaagcaccatTCCTGGATGTCTCAGTCCCCAGATAGCCTGAAGTCTGCAAAACTAGGAGACTGAAAGGACAGCTGGAGGGATGGTCAAGCATAAGGAAGGACATACAAGGTTGATGAGAGCAAGGAACAGCTGGGGAACCCTAGTGACTACCAGACCCTTTTCCCACCCTTTCAAGGACCCAACCAAATGATGAGAGGAGCCACAGCCAGGCccgatggcttttatttctttcagttatgCTTGCGGCTGGAGTGGGGACGGGGGAAGAGCCCATGGCCTGGGCTCCCTGGAGACCAGGGCTGATGATACCAGCTGCCATAGGTGAGGTACCAGGCGAAGGTGCCCACTGCGGCGCCCACCACCTTGTGAGTGTACTGGTGGAAATAGATGACGGTACAGAGCAGCAAGAAGTTCCAGAGGCCCAGCAGCAGCACGTTCAGCAGGAAGACAAGGCGCAGGGGGGCGCCGGCAGGAAGCCCATGGGCTAGGTACTTGGCGAACACAGCTGCTTCCTCTGCCATGAGCAGGCAGCAAAAGGTGAGCAGGAAGGTGTGGGAGGAGACGGTGTAGCCTCGCCACTGGTGGCCGGCCGCCAGGCAGCTGCGGCGGTCAGGCAGCTCGTGGAGCAGCAGACCCTGGGGCAGTGGCTCGAAGCAGGAGCCAGTCAGGTCCTCGATGAGCAGGAAGGCCCGGCCGGCTCCCCGCCACACGGCTGCCCCCACCACCAGTCGGCTCAGGTGTCTGGCAGTTACTGCCACGCGCCGTGTAGCCAGGAACACCACCAGCAACACAAAGCCCCCTAAGAAGGTGCATGTCCAGCCCCAGGCTGAATTCACAAATTTTCTGTGGGCAAAGAGGGGAGACTATTGAGACCCCAAGCTCTATCTCCCACCCTGGTCTGTGCT encodes the following:
- the FITM1 gene encoding fat storage-inducing transmembrane protein 1, which gives rise to MERGPVVGAGPGAGARIQALLGCLVKVLLWVASALLYFGSEQAARLLGSPCLRRLYHAWLAAVVIFGPLLQFHVNPRTIFASHGNFFNIKFVNSAWGWTCTFLGGFVLLVVFLATRRVAVTARHLSRLVVGAAVWRGAGRAFLLIEDLTGSCFEPLPQGLLLHELPDRRSCLAAGHQWRGYTVSSHTFLLTFCCLLMAEEAAVFAKYLAHGLPAGAPLRLVFLLNVLLLGLWNFLLLCTVIYFHQYTHKVVGAAVGTFAWYLTYGSWYHQPWSPGSPGHGLFPRPHSSRKHN